In Scheffersomyces stipitis CBS 6054 chromosome 7, complete sequence, the DNA window TTTTTGTATCCTAATCTCTTTTATCTTTGTATCTTCTTGAGCTCGCTCAAAAATACTATGACGCAATCAAATAGGGGTCTGCTACACAACAGAGCCTCGAATCAGTTTGAACAGTTGTATATCAGCTAGATCAACctatctacaactacaacagCAATCGCAActaacaagaagaagagtaacGAAAAATTCTATCGATCCAACCCGATGCAAAGCGTGGTGGAGATTCGGTCCTGCTAGaaaaaattgcaaatacGCCTACATACGAATTCCAAGCAAAATACCCGAAAGCCCGCAGAAAAAAATCATAGGAAATGCTGAAAATATCATCTATTTTTCCGGAGCTATCAGCACAGAAGTGCCAAAAAAAGACGTTTTGACTTGGTTCAGACTTACAAATCACGTTTGTCAGCGATGAAGGGTCCATGCACAGCTTATGCCTCAAATTTCAAAGAGGGCTTATGGTGGCCAGCCAATTGGAGCCTGATTTCTCTACCAGTGAAGTGGCCTGGTGCTTCCCCATTATTTTTGTAACCCGCTCTTCATGCACCATTAACTGTAGTGAATTGcttttttcaacttgttccTGCAGGTGAAATTGTTCTTCGACATACAATCTGGCAGAAGAAGCCTGCCAGGCGGattcttgtttcttttcCGAAGTGCATCACGTGATAATGTACAATTCCTCCACCAAGCCCAACCCCACCGGTACATTTCCAGACCATCATCGGATATATTCCTCTGGCATCCAGCCGAACTCGTTGACGAAGCGAAAGTTGGGGCCTACCCTGTTTGAGTTCTTATGCTCGATTCTTTGTGCCGACCCCTATCTTGCGCCATTGTTACATTGCATTCTCAGGTTGCACTGTATTAGGCGAGATGAGATCGCTACAAGACTTGGCCCAGTAGTATTTGTTGTGCTGCAGGACTCTTGCGATACCTTGGCATCGCCCATTGAGCGGGTTTATGAGGAGTAGCACGATCATTTTGTAGATTCGGAGTTATACATTTCTGGTTGTACAGATTGTGTATCACGTTATACGTCAGGTGACTTAATTTTGGCTGCGACTCTTTTAATCCACTTTGTTAAGGTGAGCCAGTGAGCACTAGTACGAGAGGTATTAAGAATTCGAACTTGGAAGAGTGTAAATTTCTCAAGATAGAACACAATTTGACATTATAAGTTCATGTATCGTCCAAttcttttgttcttttctctatttTGCCGGCTTTTCTGCTACTATCTACCTCCATTCCTCTTGCACAACCATTTGGTCGTGTGCGAGCCAATATACACGaccaaaatttttcaactttttcagCTTAACTATGACCTCCTACTCTTTTGATCCAACAGCACCATGTTGAGCACGGTAACAAAAAGCAGGAGCGTGGCTACGTGTGTGCGTGGCTTCGCATCCTCGGCAATTGCCTACAAGCCCAAAGATGCCCAACAGGAAGCCAAAAGGAAATTGAGACGAGAACAAGCTGTGAAGCAGAGAAACAAACAGGCTCCAGAATCACATCCCTTATATATGACCGTGCCGCAGGCAATGAGATATTTGAGAGCTGCTGAAGTAGGTCAACCAGCTAAGAAGACAACTGTCTCCATTCTTATGACCGTTCTTCCAGAAAGAGGATCCAAGCCTTTGGCAGGTTCCGTTTATTTCCCCAAACCTATTAAGGAGAGTCATGTGATGATATTCAGTTtacaagatgaaaaagtTAAAATAGCCAAAGAGTTGGGTGCTACCCATGTTGGAGGGTTGGACCTCATTGAGTCTATAAGCAAGGGTGAGATCAAATTGGACAAAATCACGCATGCATTTGCAACCCCAGAGATCGTCAAAGACTTACGAGCTATAGCCAGACAGATTGGACCTAAAGGGTTGATGCCAGCAGCAAAAAAGGGCACTGTCTCTGAGGATATCGAGAGTTTGATGCAGCTGAGTGTAGGTGCGTATCCTTTCAAGCAAAAGGAACAACATTTATCTATTCCAATTGGCAGATGTGACTTCAGCGACGAAGagatcatcaagaacttgaaggcTGCTTCAGAGGCCATCTACGGCTTGCAACCTCCAGGAACTAGAAAGCCAAACTTGATTGGCCAGACGTGTTTGAGCTCGACTTTGGGGCCATCTCTtgtcatcaacttcaagaagacttgaagaatagcACATAGAACATCATATCATGTACATACATACTACGCATTGTAATGAATACTGTAGGAAAGTAGAATATTTCGACTAGGAAACTTAGAAGAGCACTGCTGGCAACAAGTAGAAGCgaaatgaaattgcaaaCTGCCAAACGACTGATTTTGTGAGATCTTTAGCAATGATATTGATATTTAAATTTGTTGTCTCCGGCTGTTACTCTTAAAACACTATTTTCCCAGCTTTCGTTTTTTTCACGCCGCACATACTAAACAAAATATTTGCAAACAAACAACCCTGTCAAAGTTCTGATCTCTATATTTTAGCCAAATTCTCTCATCTTTATCTCCTTCGATACAATTCGCTCGCTATGACCTCTACGGTGCCGTTTTCGGTAGTGCTGCAGAACAAGTTCATGGGCTTTGCCGATGGGAACATCATCAAGTGGTTCCCCACATTAAACTTACTCGCGGTGTCTATGAACAAGATGTCTATATGGGTATATCGCTTGAATGGAGAACGGATCTACTCCGTTAACAACAAATCGCCTATCAATTCAATTGGTTTCATCCGCAACGGAGCGTACTTCTGTTTAGGTGGACTCGATGGTCTCATCAAAATCCACGACTCCAACAATGGGCAATTGATTAAAGTTCTTGCGAAGACTTTTGTTGACATAAAGTTGGTGGATTGGAGTCGTCACGAAATCACGTTTGATGGCAAATTCGACAACttatttcaaattgataTCCTCAACAGCATGCCAAAACTTAATAGCACAGACGAGGTATTGTCCACAGTAATGGAGGACACGTCGCCGACTTTGAATTACTTGGTTGTTGTAGACTCTACCTGTGTGTCCAtaatcttcaacaacttcttgaccaTAGACGAAATCTCATTCCCCCAAACAAAACCAGTTTTCTTGCGACATCTCGACAGCGACGACCTCTTCAACCAATACTTTTTGACGAAATCTGGTGACTCTTTACAACTACTAAGACTAAGAAATACCCTAGGTGAAGATCATGTGTATCGAAAGTATTTCGTAAACATCATTCTGAAGTTGTGCAAACTTATGGGAATCATAGACTACATTCACGATCAATTGGCTCTTATTCAAGCAGAAATCAAACCACTCTTCGTGACATTGGACAGATACTTGTCGAATTTAAAGGACTCCTTGGGTGATGATACCACCAAGGAAGATCTTATAGACTATTTCGTCCAGGTTCTCTTGACTAATTTGATTCCCGAGCTGACCAAGGACTTCTGGTTGAATCAATTTGGTGAAAGAGGGTTCAAACgaatcttgaagttgggtAACTCAACCTATGACTCTGCCAAAGAGATTCTCTTCAGCCAATTGATAGCTTCAGTAGAACGTATGATCGTTATACTTAACGAAATCAGCGGTCTCAGCCAGTGGTTAAAGGATTCAGAATGTAAATACCATTTTGGATTGGATCCTGAATCAATTGCACTCGTTCTTGATAAAGCAAAGGAGTTGCTCCGGATTCTGTACCGATTTATTTGGGAcatcaatgaagaaaaaaCTTCATTCAACACGTTCATGGAATGGGTGAAAATAGAACTCATAGATAAGCTTGCCAAGGAGGATGATATGGAAGGGTTTCTAGACTTGCATGAATGTTTCGTTATCAAAGAGTCTAAGATCATGAACTATATTGAGTATGGATTGTTCGAAAGTAGAACATGGAAGTACCTTAACCTAGACCTTTCTACCAACGAAATCTTGAACTGTTCAAAGAATTACCCCAATGATATTTTCAACTCTTTTgacgagttgaagaaatcctTCAGAGACGGAGTAGAGATAAAGTTAAGCGAGTTCATTAGACAAAGCTTCTATTTTGATACCAACATATGCCCCTTGGATGTGCCCCTTGGCGTCGACGTGTATGATTCTAATACAAAACTAACTCATCTCAACAATGATGCGGGCCTATTTTCCACAtttgatgaaattaagTCTCGCCTTTTTCTCGTTGGCTTTTCGTTCAAAGACCCTCTAGAAAAGGTTACGAAATCTATTTATATGGATACAAAGATTATTGGCTACGATTTCAGAAGTAATCAGGATCTTGTTCTACTTTTGGGCACGAAGAGTGACTATGAGGTGTGTTCTATTAACTTACGTGAAGTTTTAGATCGGATAGAAGAGAATATCGAATTTAATAGCATAAAGAAGGTGTCAGTCCTCCATCAAAATTTACTCAGCTTGAAGGATCCCAAGCTTTTACGTGTTAATCAGGACGAAAATTCGTCGTATGCATGTGTATTGGATTCTAATAGGCAAAATTACGTGGTGCTTGGTTTGGGGAGCTGAGTAGAAGGAATGGCAGATTCCAATATCGAAGTTTCGTTTTCGAAATAATTTTGCATCCAGCTCATTctatattcttcaatattctcGTTCTTGCTGTTGCTTGTTTGATAGAACTGCTTCATCACATATTCGCGAAAAAGTTTTCTAATGTTGTGGTCGTTAGGGATTAGTTTCTTCTGTCGTAAATAATGACGTATAACTGGTGCTAGATTGTCCTTTTCGTGATTATGCTTTTTTATCATGTATTTATAGAATTTGTCGTTAATGTTATACTCGGGTTTATGGGATACAGAAGGTCTGTGGATAGCAAACTCGTAGAGCTGGCGAAGgtcatcttcagcaattGGACGTAGTGACTTGAAAACATTTCTGATGGAAGCtactttctttttcaataacTTGTTCCGTTCACGAGGATGAATGGGAAGAGCGACCTTATTCGTAGGATAAAATACTTCCAAGGGTGGAATTTTGACATCAAATACGGCTTGgtttttgaaaagaaaCTTGTGTAGCTCTTGAACGTTTTTCAACACTTGTGGAATTGAATCGTCTTGATCTACATCAGAGTATTTTCGAATCATAGTCAAAGCTGGTGACTGATTGTCTCTTTTGGACTTCAAGCCAAAATGCTTGACAActgaaacttcttcattcttttccGCTCTTTGTTTCTCCCTGTATGCTTCTAAATATTTGGGGTCACTGGTTATTTCATCTATAGCATGGACTTGGGGCCAGtgattttcaagttctttgtAATCAATAGTGAGAAATTTATCCTTCCAGCTCTGAGACGAAGCTGGCAATTTGTAAATAAGATCTAAGAGATCGTGAACACGACTATACTTTTCCTCGACGAGAATGTCGTCAAGTAGAGTCATATAATTGTGAAACTTTGTAGAACTAAATCTGGGACTATATGGATTAATGGTTGTGAATTTATGCTTGGACAAGTCCATAAGGCGAGATATCATTGCCCTCGAGAGAGGAAGTTTATAGACTCGTCGACATAGTTGTCTGTAGTGAGCAGGGAGGTATGGTTGCCTATATGTCATATCATGTAAGAaattgtagttgtagtgTGAGCAGTAGAAGAGTGTAGAGAGAAAGTTGTAGATACaattttaatttttcagtcttcGCGAAACCCTACTTACCTGGTGTAGTTTGATTCTCCAGATACAGAAATTTTTGGTCAAAAATTCACTCAATTCTATGACAACCTTTGTTGAGAGAAGGGATTGCCCATTGAAGGTGTTAAGATGATAAGTTATTAGACTCTGGGAATAAAATCTTTGGATTAGTGGGAACTCAGAAATGATATATTGGAAGTTTTGTTCCAAATTTAACTAAAATATAACCAtgaatttcaaaatttacTTGAATATTGCCAAGCACAATGAAGTAAGAGAATAATAAGGTAAAGAATACATTATAATTGAAATATACTTCTCTAATATAAAATTGTCACTAAGTTTAAGATTTTGATGTCTAAcaaatggctgcgaaatgTTGTCGCAATTATGCTAGCTTAAAACTACAAGACAAAGAAACCGGTATTGGCCATTAGATGCCTTTGGAAGTATTGATCAATCCTCTAGACAAGTAATTGCAAACACATCAACTTTAATGTCTACTTTTAATCCCATAGTGAGCATTGGTTAACTaattcaaatcttcacTATTAACTCTGGCCGGTATTCACAAAACGAAAAGTGCGTGTTCCCCagaatttcttgattttACGATTCTTcgattctacaattttacAATATAACTCTTTTAGACACGTTTTCTTTCACAACTTCAATCAGCACAAAATTGGTTGCCATGCTGACTCCATCAGATGAATCTATAACTACTTCAGCTACAGCTTCGGACAACCCTTTGCTCCAGAAGCTTGGAGCCGATCAGTTCCGAGCAAGTGTCCGTTTTTATGAGGCAGACCAGAAACTCACAGAAACTGACAGAGAGCAGATCGCCGAGGATCTCAAGTCAATTCTCTTGAAAACAAATTTTGTAGGCTATGGTTCATCAATTGTGGGGTTCTTGCTTCCTACAGCCTACTACCGCTTCAAGGGAATCAAAATCCAGCCCATTGCAGCTCCTGGAATGAAACCATATACTCCATTGGTACAAAGGCCgtttctttccttcttgatggGACTCACAACTCTTTTGGTAGCAAATCAACAAGCTGCTAAGTACCAGTTTCAACAGAAACTCAATAGTTACAGAGACACTTATACAGAGTCCAACCAGGCCGATGCTTGGAAAGCTATGGATTACCACCAGTCTGGACTTTTCTACTTGTACTACTTAAGGACAGCAAAAGACCCTAGTTTTATCATCAAAGACCCCCGTACTTACTCCAAGGAGCAACAGCACCAGGTCAGAGTTGTTCCTCCGAGAGAAAACAGGTCCCATTTCCTGGAATCGCTAGGCTTGGGCCACAGAAAGAGCGAAGATCATGCTAGCAATGAG includes these proteins:
- a CDS encoding predicted protein, with the protein product MSTPSDESITTSATASDNPLLQKLGADQFRASVRFYEADQKLTETDREQIAEDLKSILLKTNFVGYGSSIVGFLLPTAYYRFKGIKIQPIAAPGMKPYTPLVQRPFLSFLMGLTTLLVANQQAAKYQFQQKLNSYRDTYTESNQADAWKAMDYHQSGLFYLYYLRTAKDPSFIIKDPRTYSKEQQHQVRVVPPRENRSHFSESLGLGHRKSEDHASNEPHVLSQWDKIRVANG
- a CDS encoding predicted protein produces the protein MTYRQPYLPAHYRQLCRRVYKLPLSRAMISRLMDLSKHKFTTINPYSPRFSSTKFHNYMTLLDDILVEEKYSRVHDLLDLIYKLPASSQSWKDKFLTIDYKELENHWPQVHAIDEITSDPKYLEAYREKQRAEKNEEVSVVKHFGLKSKRDNQSPALTMIRKYSDVDQDDSIPQVLKNVQELHKFLFKNQAVFDVKIPPLEVFYPTNKVALPIHPRERNKLLKKKVASIRNVFKSLRPIAEDDLRQLYEFAIHRPSVSHKPEYNINDKFYKYMIKKHNHEKDNLAPVIRHYLRQKKLIPNDHNIRKLFREYVMKQFYQTSNSKNENIEEYRMSWMQNYFENETSILESAIPSTQLPKPSTT
- a CDS encoding predicted protein (go_component intracellular; ribosome~go_function structural constituent of ribosome~go_process protein biosynthesis), whose product is MLSTVTKSRSVATCVRGFASSAIAYKPKDAQQEAKRKLRREQAVKQRNKQAPESHPLYMTVPQAMRYLRAAEVGQPAKKTTVSILMTVLPERGSKPLAGSVYFPKPIKESHVMIFSLQDEKVKIAKELGATHVGGLDLIESISKGEIKLDKITHAFATPEIVKDLRAIARQIGPKGLMPAAKKGTVSEDIESLMQSSVGAYPFKQKEQHLSIPIGRCDFSDEEIIKNLKAASEAIYGLQPPGTRKPNLIGQTCLSSTLGPSLVINFKKT
- a CDS encoding predicted protein → MTSTVPFSVVSQNKFMGFADGNIIKWFPTLNLLAVSMNKMSIWVYRLNGERIYSVNNKSPINSIGFIRNGAYFCLGGLDGLIKIHDSNNGQLIKVLAKTFVDIKLVDWSRHEITFDGKFDNLFQIDILNSMPKLNSTDEVLSTVMEDTSPTLNYLVVVDSTCVSIIFNNFLTIDEISFPQTKPVFLRHLDSDDLFNQYFLTKSGDSLQLLRLRNTLGEDHVYRKYFVNIISKLCKLMGIIDYIHDQLALIQAEIKPLFVTLDRYLSNLKDSLGDDTTKEDLIDYFVQVLLTNLIPESTKDFWLNQFGERGFKRILKLGNSTYDSAKEILFSQLIASVERMIVILNEISGLSQWLKDSECKYHFGLDPESIALVLDKAKELLRISYRFIWDINEEKTSFNTFMEWVKIELIDKLAKEDDMEGFLDLHECFVIKESKIMNYIEYGLFESRTWKYLNLDLSTNEILNCSKNYPNDIFNSFDELKKSFRDGVEIKLSEFIRQSFYFDTNICPLDVPLGVDVYDSNTKLTHLNNDAGLFSTFDEIKSRLFLVGFSFKDPLEKVTKSIYMDTKIIGYDFRSNQDLVLLLGTKSDYEVCSINLREVLDRIEENIEFNSIKKVSVLHQNLLSLKDPKLLRVNQDENSSYACVLDSNRQNYVVLGLGS